One Panicum virgatum strain AP13 chromosome 9K, P.virgatum_v5, whole genome shotgun sequence genomic region harbors:
- the LOC120648452 gene encoding uncharacterized protein LOC120648452 isoform X2, with the protein MWVTWVQPWVDGWDQAEENVTLPTLAHTEASYRAYLSWYQPKTRCRLIYADMHPEPHVATPQDGYARHRDEALAGAFEMCRLMDVDARANLMRIRAGSIMDRNEQESAWTRVSQRAHSMLEAFGSRTSYEDSYGSSQGSTSFSCGPTQQQPSTAPYWSQQHYPDDGHPPYQPHGGTQFSTMAPAAGMSFQPTQAPPRHFEGTQGSHHQLPDMGPSSYPPPTGTYDEYVPK; encoded by the exons GAGAACGTGACGCTTCCGACCCTTGCACACACGGAGGCTTCGTACAGGGCGTACCTGAGCTGGTACCAGCCTAAGACTCGTTGCCGCTTgatatatgctgacatgcatccagagccgcatgttgcgaccccacaggatggctatgcacgacatagggatgaggcattagctggggcg tttgaaatgtgcaggttgatggacgtagatgccagggcgaatttgatgaggattcgagcgggatctataatggataggaatgagcaagagtcggcctggacccgagtttcacaaagagcccattctatgcttgaagcctttggtagccggacatcgtaCGAGGACTCCTACGGTTCGTCTCAAGGCTCGACCTCGTTTTCTTGTGgtcccacacagcagcagccttccacagcaccttattggtctcagcagcattatccag ATGATGGACACCCACCTTAtcaacctcacggagggacccagtttagtaccatggcaccagctgcagggatgtcatttcaaccaacacaggcaccaccacgacatttcg aaggaacgcaag gatcgcaccaccagcttcctgatatgggcccttcttcgtatccaccaccaacaggtacgtatgatgaatatgtacccaaatag
- the LOC120649093 gene encoding uncharacterized protein LOC120649093 gives MAAAALLLPPRLVSLPSSPSLVPSFKNPAPSFAPRGRRGARARLRAVGDRPGAGLADQTTVYNGVYGPWTVEDSDVREVLLYRSGLVTAAASFVAAASAAYLPEGNAAGDAVRQSIDLLYAAGAAGLGLSLVLIHIYVTPIKRFLQALWVAGVLGSVGTYLAGAQPLDEGLVQYVLEHPAALWFVGPTFAALTGLVFKEGLCYGKLEAGILTFVIPGLLLGHLSGLMDNSTKSGLLGVWMVLFTIFAARKFQQPIKDDIGDKSVFMFNALPEEEKNALIEKLERQTGQKFE, from the exons atggccgccgccgcgctcctcctaCCGCCGCGGCTCGTGTCTCTACCATCTAGCCCCAGCCTCGTCCCCAGCTTCAAGAATCCAGCGCCTTCCTTcgccccccgcggccgccgcggcgcgaggGCGAGGCTCAGGGCCGTCGGGGACCGCCCCGGCGCCGGGCTCGCCGACCAGACCACCGTCTACAACGGCGTCTACGGGCCCTGGACCGTCGAGGACTCCGACGTCCGCGAG GTCTTGCTGTACCGGTCGGGGCTGGTCACCGCCGCGGCTTCCTTCGtggccgcggcctccgccgcgtaCCTTCCGGAGGGgaacgccgccggcgacgccgtcAGGCAAAGCATCGACCTTctctacgccgccggcgccgcagggCTGGGGCTGTCGCTGGTGCTGATCCACATCTACGTCACCCCAATCAAGCGCTTCCTCCAGGCGCTGTGGGTGGCCGGGGTCCTCGGGTCCGTCGGGACCTACCTCGCCGGCGCGCAGCCGCTGGACGAGGGCCTGGTGCAGTACGTGCTGGAGCATCCCGCCGCCCTCTGGTTCGTTGGGCCCACGTTCGCTGCGCTCACAGGTCTCGTCTTCAAGGAAG GTCTCTGCTATGGGAAATTGGAAGCTGGAATCCTAACTTTTGTTATCCCCGGGCTTCTTCTCGGACATCTG TCTGGTTTAATGGATAACAGCACAAAGTCAGGCCTCTTAGGAGTGTGGATGGTTCTTTTCACCATTTTTGCTGCAAGAAAGTTTCAGCAGCCCATCAAG GATGACATCGGCGACAAATCTGTTTTCATGTTCAATGCACTCCCTGAAGAGGAAAAGAATGCTTTAATCGAGAAGCTGGAGAGGCAAACTGGACAGAAGTTTGAGTAG
- the LOC120648452 gene encoding uncharacterized protein LOC120648452 isoform X1 codes for MWVTWVQPWVDGWDQAEENVTLPTLAHTEASYRAYLSWYQPKTRCRLIYADMHPEPHVATPQDGYARHRDEALAGAFEMCRLMDVDARANLMRIRAGSIMDRNEQESAWTRVSQRAHSMLEAFGSRTSYEDSYGSSQGSTSFSCGPTQQQPSTAPYWSQQHYPDDGHPPYQPHGGTQFSTMAPAAGMSFQPTQAPPRHFAEGTQGSHHQLPDMGPSSYPPPTGTYDEYVPK; via the exons GAGAACGTGACGCTTCCGACCCTTGCACACACGGAGGCTTCGTACAGGGCGTACCTGAGCTGGTACCAGCCTAAGACTCGTTGCCGCTTgatatatgctgacatgcatccagagccgcatgttgcgaccccacaggatggctatgcacgacatagggatgaggcattagctggggcg tttgaaatgtgcaggttgatggacgtagatgccagggcgaatttgatgaggattcgagcgggatctataatggataggaatgagcaagagtcggcctggacccgagtttcacaaagagcccattctatgcttgaagcctttggtagccggacatcgtaCGAGGACTCCTACGGTTCGTCTCAAGGCTCGACCTCGTTTTCTTGTGgtcccacacagcagcagccttccacagcaccttattggtctcagcagcattatccag ATGATGGACACCCACCTTAtcaacctcacggagggacccagtttagtaccatggcaccagctgcagggatgtcatttcaaccaacacaggcaccaccacgacatttcg cagaaggaacgcaag gatcgcaccaccagcttcctgatatgggcccttcttcgtatccaccaccaacaggtacgtatgatgaatatgtacccaaatag
- the LOC120649095 gene encoding ankyrin repeat and SAM domain-containing protein 6-like: MADLRPPEPTANGAAASVVAALPAVNAAAAAAAEVAAAAGGAQAPAAPYSKRRRRPSVRLGDIDAPPPRRNHKSSSSHPRPPRRAHPDDSAADRRGPKPPAQRRPRTAWIPAAPSGAEGYDDDEDRYYDDEDQSDSAAAAAAARARVSGSRDASGDESDGVADWGLPNGRLPSAMGYSGVKAWLDGLGLSRYAPVFEIHEVDDEVLPMLTLEDLKDMGIGAVGSRRKMYAAIQKLRSDNVS; this comes from the coding sequence ATGGCCGATCTCCGCccgccggagcccaccgccaacggcgccgccgccagcgtggtcgccgcgctgccggccgtcaacgcggccgccgccgccgccgcggaagtAGCTGCCGCAGCCGGAGGGGCGCAGGCGCCCGCGGCCCCCTActccaagcgccgccgccgccccagcgtCCGCCTCGGCGACATCGACGCCCCGCCCCCGAGGCGGAACCACAAGTCCTCCTCGTCccacccgcgcccgccgcgccgcgcgcacccggacgacagcgccgccgaccgccgggGGCCCAAGCcgcccgcccagcgccgcccgcgcaccgCCTGGATTCCCGCCGCGCCCTCGGGCGCCGAGGgatacgacgacgacgaggaccgCTACTACGACGACGAGGACCAGTCCgactccgcggccgccgccgccgccgccagggctaGGGTTTCCGGCAGCCGCGACGCCAGCGGCGACGAGTCTGATGGCGTGGCGGACTGGGGCCTCCCGAACGGCAGGCTCCCCTCCGCCATGGGATACAGCGGCGTCAAGGCCTGGCTCGACGGGTTGGGGCTCTCGCGGTACGCTCCCGTGTTTGAGATCCATGAGGTGGACGATGAGGTCCTCCCTATGCTAACGCTGGAGGATCTCAAGGATATGGGCATTGGGGCTGTTGGCTCCCGGAGGAAGATGTATGCCGCCATCCAGAAACTCCGGAGCGACAACGTCTCCTGA
- the LOC120649092 gene encoding aspartokinase 1, chloroplastic-like isoform X1: MAVALRLPGVARGSPAALAIRAAAKLGREQDSVRACCARPPAQCWRRSRLLVRCQTAAAALLNNEEATAAAAAHKPRTGFTVVMKFGGSSLASADRMREVADLILSFPEETPVIVLSAMGKTTNNLLLAGEKAVSCGAPKASEIPELAVIKDLHLRTIDELGLDRSVVSGLLDELEQLLKGVAMMKELTRRTRDYLVSFGECMSTRIFAAYLNKLGKKARQYDAFDIGFITTDDFTNADILEVTYPAVAKRLNGDWMDDPAIPIVTGFLGKGCKSCAVTTLGRGGSDLTATTIGKALGLREVQVWKDVDGVLTCDPNIYANAIPVPYLTFDEAAELAYFGAQVLHPQSMRPAREGDIPVRVKNSYNRHVPGTVITKARDMSKSILTSIVLKSNVTMLDIVSTRMLGQYGFLAKVFSIFEDLGISVDCVATSEVSVSLTLDPSKLWSRELIQQELDHVVEELEKFAVVHLLQHRSIISLIGNVQRSSLILEKAFNVLRRNGVNVQMISQGASKQVNISLVVNDSEAKQCVQALHSAFFENGFMSEIEGADVPQNGASLNSNRAIYGN, from the exons ATGGCGGTGGCGCTGCGGCTCCCTGGAGTCGCGCGGGGGTCTCCGGCCGCGCtcgccatccgcgccgccgccaagctcgggagggagcAGGACTCGGTCCGCGCCTGTTGCGCCAGGCCGCCTGCGCAATGCTGGAGGCGGAGCCGGCTGCTGGTGCGCTGCCAGACGGCCGCCGCGGCTCTTCTCAACAATgaggaggccacggcggcggcggcggcgcacaagcCCCGCACGGGCTTCACCGTCGTCATGAAGTTCGGCGGCTCCTCGCTCGCGTCGGCCGACCGGATGAGGGAGGTGGCCGACCTCATCCTCAGCTTCCCCGAGGAGACGCCGGTCATTGTCCTCTCCGCCATGGGGAAAACCACGAATAACCTCCTGCTG GCTGGGGAGAAGGCGGTGAGCTGCGGCGCCCCGAAGGCGTCCGAAATTCCCGAGCTCGCGGTAATCAAGGACCTGCATCTTAG GACGATTGATGAGCTTGGATTAGATAGGTCGGTTGTTTCAG GCTTATTGGATGAATTGGAGCAACTTCTTAAAGGAGTTGCTATGATGAAAGAGCTGACTCGTAGGACAAGAGATTACCTTGTTTCCTTTGGTGAATGCATGTCTACAAGAATATTTGCTGCATATTTGAATAAACTTGGGAAAAAGGCACGACAG TATGATGCATTTGATATCGGCTTTATAACCACTGATGATTTCACCAATGCGGATATCCTTGAAGTCACTTATCCTGCTGTGGCAAAGAGGCTAAATGGAGATTGGATGGATGACCCTGCCATTCCCATAGTCACTGGTTTTCTTGGGAAG GGATGTAAATCATGTGCTGTCACCACTTTAGGCAGGGGTGGTAGTGACTTGACTGCTACAACTATTGGCAAAGCTTTGGGATTAAGAGAAGTCCAG GTTTGGAAGGATGTAGATGGTGTGTTGACATGTGATCCTAATATTTATGCAAATGCGATACCCGTGCCCTACTTGACTTTTGATGAGGCTGCTGAACTTGCCTACTTTGGTGCACAG GTTTTGCATCCTCAATCAATGCGGCCTGCTAGGGAAGGTGATATACCAGTTAGAGTTAAGAACTCGTACAATCGTCATGTGCCTGGTACAGTCATCACTAAAGCCAGAGATATGAGCAAG AGTATATTAACCAGCATTGTGTTGAAATCAAATGTTACCATGCTTGACATAGTGAGCACAAGGATGCTTGGCCAGTATGGTTTTCTAGCAAAG GTCTTCTCAATATTTGAAGATTTGGGCATCTCTGTTGATTGTGTCGCTACTAGTGAAGTCAGCGTATCATTGACACTAGACCCGTCAAAACTATGGAGTCGTGAATTGATCCAGCAG GAACTTGATCATGTTGTTGAAGAGCTTGAAAAATTTGCGGTTGTTCATCTGCTCCAGCATAGATCAATCATCTCCCTGATTGGGAATGTACAAAGGTCATCATTGATTCTTGAAAAG GCATTCAATGTTCTGCGAAGAAATGGTGTTAACGTACAGATGATCTCACAAGGGGCATCCAAG CAGGTGAACATTTCCTTGGTAGTCAATGACAGTGAGGCAAAACAGTGTGTGCAAGCCCTCCATTCGGCATTCTTTGAGAACGGCTTCATgtcagagattgagggagctgATGTTCCCCAGAACGGCGCCTCTCTGAATTCAAACCGCGCGATCTATGGAAACTAG
- the LOC120649092 gene encoding aspartokinase 1, chloroplastic-like isoform X2, producing the protein MAVALRLPGVARGSPAALAIRAAAKLGREQDSVRACCARPPAQCWRRSRLLVRCQTAAAALLNNEEATAAAAAHKPRTGFTVVMKFGGSSLASADRMREVADLILSFPEETPVIVLSAMGKTTNNLLLAGEKAVSCGAPKASEIPELAVIKDLHLRTIDELGLDRSVVSGLLDELEQLLKGVAMMKELTRRTRDYLVSFGECMSTRIFAAYLNKLGKKARQYDAFDIGFITTDDFTNADILEVTYPAVAKRLNGDWMDDPAIPIVTGFLGKGCKSCAVTTLGRGGSDLTATTIGKALGLREVQVWKDVDGVLTCDPNIYANAIPVPYLTFDEAAELAYFGAQVLHPQSMRPAREGDIPVRVKNSYNRHVPGTVITKARDMSKSILTSIVLKSNVTMLDIVSTRMLGQYGFLAKVFSIFEDLGISVDCVATSEVSVSLTLDPSKLWSRELIQQELDHVVEELEKFAVVHLLQHRSIISLIGNVQRSSLILEKAFNVLRRNGVNVQMISQGASKVNISLVVNDSEAKQCVQALHSAFFENGFMSEIEGADVPQNGASLNSNRAIYGN; encoded by the exons ATGGCGGTGGCGCTGCGGCTCCCTGGAGTCGCGCGGGGGTCTCCGGCCGCGCtcgccatccgcgccgccgccaagctcgggagggagcAGGACTCGGTCCGCGCCTGTTGCGCCAGGCCGCCTGCGCAATGCTGGAGGCGGAGCCGGCTGCTGGTGCGCTGCCAGACGGCCGCCGCGGCTCTTCTCAACAATgaggaggccacggcggcggcggcggcgcacaagcCCCGCACGGGCTTCACCGTCGTCATGAAGTTCGGCGGCTCCTCGCTCGCGTCGGCCGACCGGATGAGGGAGGTGGCCGACCTCATCCTCAGCTTCCCCGAGGAGACGCCGGTCATTGTCCTCTCCGCCATGGGGAAAACCACGAATAACCTCCTGCTG GCTGGGGAGAAGGCGGTGAGCTGCGGCGCCCCGAAGGCGTCCGAAATTCCCGAGCTCGCGGTAATCAAGGACCTGCATCTTAG GACGATTGATGAGCTTGGATTAGATAGGTCGGTTGTTTCAG GCTTATTGGATGAATTGGAGCAACTTCTTAAAGGAGTTGCTATGATGAAAGAGCTGACTCGTAGGACAAGAGATTACCTTGTTTCCTTTGGTGAATGCATGTCTACAAGAATATTTGCTGCATATTTGAATAAACTTGGGAAAAAGGCACGACAG TATGATGCATTTGATATCGGCTTTATAACCACTGATGATTTCACCAATGCGGATATCCTTGAAGTCACTTATCCTGCTGTGGCAAAGAGGCTAAATGGAGATTGGATGGATGACCCTGCCATTCCCATAGTCACTGGTTTTCTTGGGAAG GGATGTAAATCATGTGCTGTCACCACTTTAGGCAGGGGTGGTAGTGACTTGACTGCTACAACTATTGGCAAAGCTTTGGGATTAAGAGAAGTCCAG GTTTGGAAGGATGTAGATGGTGTGTTGACATGTGATCCTAATATTTATGCAAATGCGATACCCGTGCCCTACTTGACTTTTGATGAGGCTGCTGAACTTGCCTACTTTGGTGCACAG GTTTTGCATCCTCAATCAATGCGGCCTGCTAGGGAAGGTGATATACCAGTTAGAGTTAAGAACTCGTACAATCGTCATGTGCCTGGTACAGTCATCACTAAAGCCAGAGATATGAGCAAG AGTATATTAACCAGCATTGTGTTGAAATCAAATGTTACCATGCTTGACATAGTGAGCACAAGGATGCTTGGCCAGTATGGTTTTCTAGCAAAG GTCTTCTCAATATTTGAAGATTTGGGCATCTCTGTTGATTGTGTCGCTACTAGTGAAGTCAGCGTATCATTGACACTAGACCCGTCAAAACTATGGAGTCGTGAATTGATCCAGCAG GAACTTGATCATGTTGTTGAAGAGCTTGAAAAATTTGCGGTTGTTCATCTGCTCCAGCATAGATCAATCATCTCCCTGATTGGGAATGTACAAAGGTCATCATTGATTCTTGAAAAG GCATTCAATGTTCTGCGAAGAAATGGTGTTAACGTACAGATGATCTCACAAGGGGCATCCAAG GTGAACATTTCCTTGGTAGTCAATGACAGTGAGGCAAAACAGTGTGTGCAAGCCCTCCATTCGGCATTCTTTGAGAACGGCTTCATgtcagagattgagggagctgATGTTCCCCAGAACGGCGCCTCTCTGAATTCAAACCGCGCGATCTATGGAAACTAG